The nucleotide sequence AGCGTTGATTGGCTGTCATTAATTATAGGTAGTACTGCATGGGCAAGTTTGATTCCCAAATGTCCTGCCCAAGGGTATTTTTCTATTTCATCAGGAAGCAAGGTGTTTACTTCGATAGCTTTTTCGATTTCTGCACGAATGGTGGTGTTTTTCGGCGGATGGTTTCCTAGAAGGACTTCTTTTGCCTGTTCCAAATTTCCGATGGTTGCGGAAATACCCCAAATGCTTAAGTCTGGATTAAGAGTTTTTAGTCTCGATAGCGCCAGTTCTACCTGGACACCTCTCTTGCTGCCCATGAGTTCATGCCATTCGTCAGCTACAAAATACTGTAGCCCTGATAAGAGTTTGGAGTATCCTTTCTGTGCCAGCATCAGGTGAAGGCTTTCGGGAGTGGTAATTAGGACATCGGGCATATTTCTTTTTTGCCTTTCCTTTTCTTTATGTGCCGTGTCACCTGTCCTGATACCTATGGTCAATGGAAGTTGCAGGTCTGTGCAGGTTTGCTGAAGTGCGGTGTGTATTTCTCTGGCCAAAGCCCGTAGAGGTGTAATCCAGATGACCTTAAGGCCTCGCTTTTGTTTTTCGGCTATTTGCTCTAACATACCAAACCACATGGCATAAGTCTTTCCACTGCCTGTTGGGGCATTTAATAAACCCGACATGCCTGTAAAGACTGCATAAAATGCTTCCTTTTGGAATTGGTGTGGCTTCCAGCCTTTTAACTTGAACCATTCTTCTGCTAGCGGGAGCTTCATGTGAAATGAATGTGTGGTCTTATAACAATTTGAAAGCACCAAAAGGTTTAATTAGTAGCCAAAGCGCTATGACTTTATCTCTTTGCAACTCAGGACTAGTTCTGTCAATAAGTTAAAAACAATTGAGAGGCAAAAGTGTAATATATATCCAGTATTATGTGAGTTTATGAGAAATTTCCCAGTGGTTTTACTCTTTATATGGATTGCACTGCCATTGTATGGACAAGATGGGGAAGGGGATTTGCTTCATAATGAGGTAGGTGTTGCAATCACCGGAGGAAACCAGGCAGCAGGGGCGGGAGTTTTTTACAGAAGACACTTTGAGAAAGGCGCTATTCGTGTTTGGGCGCAGTCGGAAGGCAGTGGAAATTTAGACGCCGATCAAAACTTCATAGGTATGTATAATGCCGATGTTGCTTTGGGATATCAGCGACATTTTCAGGCTGCTGATAGATGGACGGTGTATTATGGCCCTGACCTTATTTTTGGCTATCAAAAAGTAAATATTGAAGAAGGAGAACCTCCGGTTGCTATTGATGCCCGAACACTTAGATTTGGTGTGAGGCCATTTTTAGGAGTTTCATTCCGGTTTAGAGAAAGGATTAAAGTATCGGCGGAAACCCGGCTTACCTTCTTTTATAATAGGGAAAGGGCTACCCAAGCCTCTGCACCGGATGTTGAGCCAGAAACAACATCGGTATCTTACCTTGAGTGGAATACCTTGCCCGCAGGTGCTTTAATGTTTAGTTTTTTCTTTTGAATGATTGTAGGGTAAAGTTATAATTGCTTTATATTTTTTTATGTTAAGTCAATAGTAATCCCGCCACCTTTTTTAGATGACGGAATTACTGTTGTTTGTAATTTATTGCTTTACGAACTGCCTTGTAACCACCTTTTCAGCAGATTCAATTCTTAAAATATACATGCCTTTGCTCAGGTGAGAGATATCTATATTCTCTTTAAAAGGAAGTATTTCTGAAATCCTGCCGTCTATGTTGCAAATTACCAGTTTTGAGTCAGGAGTGGCACCTTTTAATGAAATGGTGTTATAAGCAGGGTTCGGGTAAAGTATTATTTCCTCCTGCAGGTCATCTTCCGGCAAAGAAGCAAAAGTCGGCTGATCCGCTTTCTGGTCCATAATGGTAATACCGTTGCCATGCCCAAACCATATATTCCCTGTGCTGTCTGTGACATGATTTGTTATACGGTTGCTGAAGAGGCCATCTGCTTTGGTATAATGTGTCCACTGGTCTCCGTCTTTGGTATAATGAAAGCCATTATCCCGTTCAATCACTATGGCAAAGCTGCTGTCTTTCCTCATCTCATATTTCACATCGAAATCATTGGCATCAAATAATTCCCATTTTTCTCCATCAAAACAAACAACCTGACTGTTTTGTTCATCTGTTTTGCCCCATATCCTACCCCGATAGTCACAATGGATGTTTAGGATTGAAATGCCCTCAGGGTAATTAAACTTCTCTTTTTTTAGCCCATTTTCATACCTGATCAATTTATCTGATGTGGAGACCCAAATATTATCTTGTTTGTCTTTGGTAATACTTGACTCTGGTTCATTTAAAATATTTGCAAGGGTAACACCTTGCCCACTTACATTATAAAGGTCAATTTCTTCTTGTTTAATTTTAAGTGGATGGGTTTGAAAGGATGTGCCGTCAAATTGAACTAGGGCTTCAATAGTGTGATAAAACGTTCCTCCACGCCCTAGGCTGACCAGAGAGTCATAACTAACGATAAACCATAGATGCCCGTTTTCTGTTCTGTTGAGAGAGTTCTTTTTCAGGATGTGCCTTTCTGCTGTGTTAAAGTGAAACCATGAATGGCCAAGGTTTTCCTTGATTAGCTCTTCTTCTTCACCGTCAGGGGTATACTTTGATATTGAAGTTTTCCAAGCTTCGTTTCTTCTTACGGGATGATATATATAGGCACCTGAAAGCGCATATATATTTCCGTCTTTGTCTGAGGCAAGATTTCTGTCAGCCAATTCGTGCATAAGAATCACATTGGAACAATTGTTGCCTGTTGAATATAGGTGGTGTGCATGTTGATACCATAGTTTTTCTGTATCATCTTTCCATATATTTAAAGCAGTCCTTCTAAGTCCAACGCCTTCTAACTGATTTTCTATATAACATTTTGAAGCCTGATCTTCATAGTTGATTTTTGTGGCAGCACCTTCGCTTATCCGGTAAAGTCTGCTTTGGGTAGCACCTCTTATAGAAAGCCATTGGGTGCCTTTGCTGTCTATTAAAAGCTGTCCTGGGTTAAAGGACGAAAGGTTCTCTGCTGGGAATTCAACAGTTTGTTCAGTCCATTCGTTTTGATCGTAAATATAAAAGGATTGACCGTGAAGGAACCATAAGCGGTTTTGTTCATCAGCATGTATGTAGCGTTTGTTGTTAAGGTCTTGTATATGAGAAAGGTTTTCTCCAGACTGGTCGTAAATGTATAAAGAATCGCTGACAATGATTTTCTGGCCATTGGCAGTTATGTCTACCTTGGAAGAGTTTTGATTATTAACCGTACACTCCTTCCCCAAAAGCTTCAATCGGCTACTTTCAAAGTCTAGCATCCATCGAAACTGCTCGCAACCGCTGCCCCAAAGCCTGCCTTCATTGTCTATGGCAAAGTTGCGGAAGTTGCGGAGTATGTTGCTTGTGTCTCCCGAAAATTCGTGTTCGGAAACGATTTCCACATCTTCTTTCAGGTTTAAATAAGTCCATTCGGTATTGTCATATTTCCATAAGGTGTCCCTATGGAAAGCATATAAGTTGTTGCTACTGTCTAGTTTGAAATCAGTATTTAAGGCTGTGTTTCCTGGATAGTTAATGGTTTCCCATATATTATTTTGGTAGATAGCAAGGTTGGTTTCTGAGTTGGCTATAACATCACCTGCATTGTTAACCCCTATCCAATAAAAAACATCAGAACTGCCTAGTCCATCTTCTGAAGTATATCTGGAAATGAGGTTTCCGCTCAGGTCTCTTTTTTCAATGCCATGAGGGGTGCTTGTCCATAAAAAATCTTCCAGGAGCGCCATGCCGGTAGCGTTATAATTTCCGTATGCAGCTTGCGTAGTAAAGGTTTGAGCGTTGACGATAGAGGCTCCCCAAAAAAAGTAAAAAAGTAAAAGGTTTAGCTGTTTCATGATAAAAATGTTTTTGTTGAGTCGTCTAAAGATACAGTTTATTTGTAAAAACTTGAAATATAGGTTGATATAAAGTTCCTTGGTTGGATGATATTGTGGTGAACTGCTGAACTCGGCTTTGGTATTTATTATAAAGAATGAGTTTATATGATTTAAGTTTATATTGAATTCAGGAACTAGTATAATGCCGGTAGATGGTTTGAAATTGGTATGGGAAGGTGAAGTGACGTACGTAGGTAAAATTGTATGACTATGATTTGGTTTAACCTTAAAAAACTAGAAAGAAAAATTATTAAAAACGAATTCTCAGATGAAGAAGGTTTTAAGTACTTTCTTGGCACTTCTATTATATGGTTCTTAGGGCCTTTTATAGGTGTTGCAGAGAGTCCTATTGATTATATTGAACTTCCTATAGGCCTAGGAATTACCATTTGGGGTTCTTATTCTATTTTTAAAGTTAACGCTTCAGGAGATGGAAAAGATTTTTTCAAAAGGTTCTTTGCTCTATCATGGGTCATAGGAATTAAGCTTCTGGTGATTGGGCTAATCATACTTGTTCCTTTGATCGTATTGGGCATAATGTTAGGAGATATTGATTATGCAGAGGAAAGTGTGCTTACTTTGACGGAAGAGTTTTTTGTGATAACCTTTTCGTTGCTTTTTTTAATAGTTTATTATCTTTTGTTAATTAAGTCATTTAGATGTGTTTCCCAGAATGATAAGCGGTAAAAGGATGTTTGTTAGCTTTTTCATTTATGGGGGAAGACGTTTATATAATTTAAAGCTCTTCCTCTCTGATGGGGTGGGTTCGAGCGATTTCCCCTCCATCCCAACAATCATATAAACCAGTAGGGGGTGCTAGGTAATCTTTTTCGGCCTCTTCTTTATCTAGATTTTTAATAAGTTTAAGTTCCTTAAGAAACCTTTTGGCCGCTTTAGACATTTCTTGGTGGTCATTTTCAGGGTAAGTAAAACAAATGTGAACACCCAAACCTTCGGGGCTGACATAGGTAATCATATGGAGATGATATTTAATGTCGTTATCCGTATATGTCCCTTTAAAGTAAATGCCATTTTTTAAGTTCAAAGGGTAAGTGATTTGTGTGTGTTTAAGCACTTTCTCAAACTGTGTGTTTTTCTGAATAAAAGGTTTTTGCTTCAGTAGCCCATAGGCGTAAGGGGAATTGGTGAAGTCTTCGGCATTTTCTGTGCGGACTGTTATTTTTGATATGTTCTTGGATTTTTTATTATGTTTAATAAAGGTAAAGTTGCCGGAGTCTGAGGTTTGAACTGCCAGCCAGTCGTTTTCAGGCATGCGCAAGTGCAGGTTGCAAGAATAAATATAGTACCGGGTACGGTAGTTTTTTTTGCTAACAAGCTGGGTATTTTTATAGAACCCCCACCAGCCTTCTTTTCTGCCTTGCTCATATCGGCCTGTGGAGCGCAATGTGCCATCTTGGTAATAGTATTCGGAGATACCGTTTTTAAGGGAGTCTTTATAGATAGATGTAAAAGCTAGATTGCCATTTGGGTAATAACGTTTATAGCTTCCTTTTAATAAGTCTTTTTCATAATACGCATGTATTTTCAGTCTTCCATTTTTATAATATTCTGTATAGGGACCTTCTAATTTGTTTTTGTGGTAGCGGGATATTCTTTTGATTTTCCCATTTGAATAGTATTTGGTGAACCGGCCTTCTTTTTCACCTTTATCCAACGAGGAATACCTCCCTGAAGAATTTAATTGATGTGTTCTCGCATCAAATTCTTTTCTCAAAGTAACTTTTTTTGTACTAGAGTCAACCCAATATCCATAAGCGCTATCCGTAGTGGTTATTTGTCGATCCTTATTAAACCACGTGGTGTCTTGGGCTGGCAAGGAAAAGGCCAATCCTAAAAAAATGAATGATAATGTAAGAAACCCAGCTTTCATATGTTCCCTTTAGTTAAATAAGCCGGAAACGTTGTTTTCTGTTTTGTTAAGCCGGATTATGCAATAGGGTTTATCATGAGGGGCAAAACAACAAAAAATCAGCGCATTTATGTTGTAAAGCATGCAGCTCTATGGGCTGTTGTTTAGTTACGTGAAAGAAGTTTCTGGTGCATATTTTGGGTTAAGACAGAGGTTACGTTCTTTAATTTGTAAATTATTGGTTTTATGAGGGTAAAGTTTGTTATCTTTGCTTGGTTTTTTTATCTCAAATTACAGAGCAATGCTCATATCGTTGTATTGCATACTTAACACCACTATTTAGATTTTGCTGCAATAAATTAACCTTATTACACAAGCTTGGTTAAGGTACTCTTGTTGGCTCTGGATTTTATATTTATACAATTATGAAAAGGTTCATTTTTTCTTTCATTATTATTCTAGTTCCTGGAATTGCATTTTCGCAGAAGGTGCCGAAAACAGATGCAACGGAGACTATAAGTCTTCAATGTTATGGGGGCACAGCTAATAGGACTGCTTTGGCGTATAACCCAGAAAGAAAGTTATATTATAGTGTTAATGGTGGAGCTATTGACTATGCTGTCGAAACATTTAGTGAAACAGGTGATTCATTGGGTTGGGCTGAAACCGGATTTGATTACCGTGGCGCATGGTGGAACCCTGGTGGGAGTGCTTTAGAAGGTAATGGTAGGTTCTTTACCGGTATTTGGGAGCAGAACCTGAATACCGGGACAGGTGTCGCTGTGGAAGGCGGTTTAATAATCATGCAGGTAAATGTAAATTTGGGTCAATTAGTAGGGGATCTGGACTATAAGAATAACTTTATTATATATTATTCAGATGGACATGTTGTTAGGTTTGATCGAGCTGACCATACAATTGCTGACTCTTTAGAAATTATTGGACTGCCGGATACGGAGTTTGTTAACAGTACTTCTGTCGTTTATACAGGTATAGATGGGTTTGAGTATGGGTTGTATAACTATGATACAAAAGACCTGTATTATATAAATGCTTCTACTGGTGTTTTCAGTGGGCGTACACACTTGCCGGCTACAGCAGCCGCCCCTGTTAATTTTAGAATTTCTTTTGCCAATGAGCAGTTTTGGATATTCAATGGGGAAGATAGGCAGTGGGTTGGGTACGATGTTTTTGAAGACTTTTTGCCTGCTGCGACAAAAGAGCCTTTTTCCGAAGGTATTGAAGATATAAGGTTAGCAACAAGCCAAGGTTCTAATACTAGAACCGGGCTGGCATTTGATCCGGCAAACAGATTGTATTACAGTGTTAATGGAGGTACCGATAGTCGTCCTATAGAAACATTTTATGAAAATGCTGAACCTGCACATACTAGTCCGGCAGGTTTTGATTATCGTGGGGTTTGGTGGAATCCTTATTCCAGGGCGCTGGAAGGGAACGGTCACGACCTTAATGGAATTTATCGGCATAGTTTAAATGAAAACGGATATGCAATCTCCGATGGGATGAATATTAAGCCAGGTACCTCAGATTTGGGAAACCTTATTGGCGACTATGATTATGTTAATAATCTTTTTGTTTACTATGACAATGGAAGTCTCTCTTTTTTTAGCGCCGTGGATAATGAACACATGGAAACAGTAGCTGTCTCAGGCCTTGAATATAGTGAAAATACTAATCCAGGCTCTGTTGTTTTTACCGGAGTTAAAGGCTATGAGTATGGTATATATGACTTTGTTGATAGAGAGCTAGTTTTTATCGATGCTGAGACAAAAAATGTTAGTGGTCGCACCCCGTTACCTGACAATGCGCCTCAGGTAGATTTGGGTAGGGTTGCCTTTACTAATAACATGTTCTGGCTATATAGTGACAGCGACGAGGAGTGGATTTCTTATAAAATATTTTGTGACGTAGTTTATGATGAAAATGTGTTGACCATTTGTGACGGGGATTCTGTTTTCTTGCAGGGACAATATCAATTTGTAGAAGGTGTATATTTTGATACTTTAACTGCCGCAAGTGGATGTGATAGTATCATTAAGACCGAGTTGTTTATAAATATACCACCGTCTGTTGATTTAGAAGATGTTGAAGTTTGTTCAGGTGAAGAAGTTGTACTGCTAGCAGAGGGAGAGGCAGAGTTCGAGTGGAGTCATGAAGTGGAGAACGGAGTACCTTTCGTGCCTGAGGAGACAGGTGTGTATATGCTTACAATTACCGAAGAAAGTGGATGTTTCAGTAAGGACAGTGTGCTGGTAACGGTTCTTGAACGTCCTGTGATAGATGCAGGAGAGGATCAGGAGGTCTGTGGAGGAGAAGAAGTAATACTGGAAGCTACTGGAGTTGAATCTTATGAATGGAGTGGGGATGTTATTAATGGCGAAGCATTTATTCCAGAATCAACAACGTCATATAGTGTGCTTGGAACGGATGAATACGGCTGTTCTGATTCATCTACTGTTCTTGTAACGGTTAGTGAGCGTCCGCAGATAGATGCAGGAGAAGATTTGGAGGTCTGTGCAGGCGAGGAAATAACTCTGGCAGCTACTGGAGGCGAATCTTATGAATGGAGTGGGGGTGTTGTTAATGGTGAAGCATTTATTCCTGGGTCAACAACTTCATATAGTGTGCTTGGAACGGATGAACACGGCTGCACGGACTCGTCTAGTGTGCTCGTAACGGTTCGTGAGCGTCCGCAGGTAGATGCAGGAGAAGATTTGGAGGTCTGTGCAGGTGAGGAAATAACTTTAACAGCTATTGGCGGCGAATCTTATGAATGGAGTGGGGGTGTTGTTAATGGCGAAGCATTTATTCCTGAGTCAACAACTTCATATATTGTGCTTGGAACGGATGAACATGGCTGTTCTGATTCATCTAATGTTCTTGTAACGGTTAGTGAGCGTCCGCAGATAGATGCAGGAGAAGATTTGGAGGTCTGTGCAGGCGAGGAAATAACTTTAACAGCTATTGGCGGCGAATCTTATGAATGGAGTGGGGGTGTTGTTAATGGCGAAGCATTTATTCCTGGGTCAACAACTTCATATAGTGTGCTTGGAACGGATGAACACGGCTGCACGGACTCGTCTAGTGTGCTTGTAACGGTTCATGAACGTCCTGAGATAGATGCAGGAGAAGATCTGGAGATCTGTGCAGGCGAGGAAGTGACATTGACAGCTAGAGGAGGCGAATCTTATGAATGGAGCGGAGGCATATCTAATGGAAGGCCCTTTGTTCCAGTATCTACTACTACATATGTGGTGCTTGGAACAGATGAACACGGCTGCACGGATTCGTCTAGTGTTCTTGTAACCGTCCATGAGCGTCCTGAAATTTATGCAGGTGAAGATAAAGCAGTTTGCTCAGGCAGTGAGGTAGTATTAACTGCTTCTGGTTTGGACGATTTTTCCTGGAGTGGTGGTATAGTGGATGGTGAACCATTTATACCTGAATCAACAAGTATATTTGTGGTAACTGGAACCGGTGTGAATGGGTGTTCTGGTGCTGATAGTGTGGTTGTGGCTGTATATGAATTGCCAAATGTCTTTGCGGGCGCAGATGTTGAGGTATGTGCTGGGGAGGAACTCACACTAGCGGGTTCTGGTGCTGTAACTTATGATTGGGAGCCTGCCATTGAGGATGGTGTTGCTTTTGTACCTGCCGAAAGTCGTGTTTATATAGTATCGGGTACAGATGAGAACGGGTGCAAAGGTTCTGACAGTTTACAAGTTAAAGTTAATGATAACCCTGAAGTCTCTGCAGGGGACGATGTTGTTGTATGTGCGGGGCAAGGAGTGGTGCTGAGCGGTACGGGAGCAAATATTTATTCTTGGAGTCATAATGTTGTTAATAATAGGGCATTCTTGCCTCAGGAAACCCGAATTTATACTGTGGTAGGTGTTGATGAGAATGGCTGTTCAGGAACAGATGAAGTGGTGGTTGAAGTAAACCCTGCGCCTAACGTTGCACTTTTTATTCCAGTGGAAATAACAACACAGTGTAGTGATGGTTCTCCTATCTATATGTCGGGAGGAAGCCCATCAGGCGGTGTTTTTTGGGGCAATGGCATTTCGGGAGGAGTTTTTAACCCTTCAGCTGCTGACGAGGGCACGCATGTGATTTCTTATACTTATACCGATGAAAACAACTGTAGTGCAAGCGCTGAACAGGAAATAAAAGTGGAAATTTGCACGAGTGTGGAAAAGGCTGAAGTTGTAGATTTTATTGTTTATCCTAACCCTTCTAGTGGACAGGTGCATATCCGATCAGATGAGCAGTTGTCTATCAAGGTGTTTAACAGTAAGGGGAAATTGTTGAAATACTCAGAAGCTGTTCAATACCTAAGCTTAGAATTGCCAAGCGGCCTTTACTTTATTCACGGTCATTATAATGAAAAGGAAGTTGTTAAGAAATTGGTTATAAATTAAATAGTGTTAATGTTTTCTACTTGTAACGCTGGTTTTCATCAGTGTTACAAGTTATTCTTTTCTCCTATACTTTTTTTTTGTCCGATAGGAAATCGGATTTACTGTAGCGCCGATTTTTTATCGGCGAATTTGCTGTTTCTTTTATCTGTTTATTTAGGGTGCGACTGACTGTGAGGTGTTTAGTGCGATAGGAAGTCGGAGTTTTCGTATCGCTGATTTTTTATCGGGTATTTGCTGTTCCTTTCACTCATTCTTGTTAAAGGCGCCTAGTTAAGAATGTGTTTAGTCCGATAGGAAATCGGATTTACTGTAGCGCCTATTTTTTATCGGCGAATTTGCTGTTTCTTTTATCTGTTTATTTAGGGTGCGACTGACTGTGAGGTGTTTAGTGCGATAGGAAGTCGGAGTTTTCGTATCGCTGATTTTTTATCGGGTATTTGCTGTTCCTTTCACTCATTCTTATTAAAGGCGCCTAGTTAAGAATGTGTTTGTCCGATAGGAAATCGAACTTGCTGTAACCCCGATTTTTGGGGCGGGTAAAAAAAGCGCTTTGTAAAAAGCGCTTTTTGATGAATGAAAGTAGTGCTTCTCGTTACTTAGGGCGCACTGAAAAACGCCCAAAACATTGATTTGTTGATATTTGTATAAAAATTAGGAGGTATAGGTGCTAGGTTTTTTCGGTTATTTCTTATTTTTCCGTGCACATTAAAGTGAGAAGCTTTTAACCCAATACTTTTTTTGGGCTAGCCACAAGCGCACAATCTACTTTATGGCCTTACATTCGAAGTATTCCAATACGTCTTCATGTAAGGCCATGCGTATCTTGCACACTTGTGACTTTTTCAGCAGGCCCTACTTATAGTACACGGCCTCTACTTTATCATAATCCATGTTTTTAGTAATCCTTATGTTGTCAAGAAACATTAAGAACTCTTCTTCGTGTGCTTCTTCCGTTTCGGTTGTTACATCGAAATAAAGCTCTATGCCCAATCCTTTAGGGGTCATGTAGTGGATCATGTAAAGATGGTGTTCTCTGTCGTTTTCAGTATACCTGGATTTGATAAAGAAAGCATTCTTTTTTAATGCTAAAGGAAAATCATCATCATCAGGTGTGAGAACTTCAAGAATTTCCGTGCCTTCC is from Cytophagaceae bacterium ABcell3 and encodes:
- a CDS encoding T9SS type A sorting domain-containing protein — translated: MKQLNLLLFYFFWGASIVNAQTFTTQAAYGNYNATGMALLEDFLWTSTPHGIEKRDLSGNLISRYTSEDGLGSSDVFYWIGVNNAGDVIANSETNLAIYQNNIWETINYPGNTALNTDFKLDSSNNLYAFHRDTLWKYDNTEWTYLNLKEDVEIVSEHEFSGDTSNILRNFRNFAIDNEGRLWGSGCEQFRWMLDFESSRLKLLGKECTVNNQNSSKVDITANGQKIIVSDSLYIYDQSGENLSHIQDLNNKRYIHADEQNRLWFLHGQSFYIYDQNEWTEQTVEFPAENLSSFNPGQLLIDSKGTQWLSIRGATQSRLYRISEGAATKINYEDQASKCYIENQLEGVGLRRTALNIWKDDTEKLWYQHAHHLYSTGNNCSNVILMHELADRNLASDKDGNIYALSGAYIYHPVRRNEAWKTSISKYTPDGEEEELIKENLGHSWFHFNTAERHILKKNSLNRTENGHLWFIVSYDSLVSLGRGGTFYHTIEALVQFDGTSFQTHPLKIKQEEIDLYNVSGQGVTLANILNEPESSITKDKQDNIWVSTSDKLIRYENGLKKEKFNYPEGISILNIHCDYRGRIWGKTDEQNSQVVCFDGEKWELFDANDFDVKYEMRKDSSFAIVIERDNGFHYTKDGDQWTHYTKADGLFSNRITNHVTDSTGNIWFGHGNGITIMDQKADQPTFASLPEDDLQEEIILYPNPAYNTISLKGATPDSKLVICNIDGRISEILPFKENIDISHLSKGMYILRIESAEKVVTRQFVKQ
- a CDS encoding toxin-antitoxin system YwqK family antitoxin, whose amino-acid sequence is MKAGFLTLSFIFLGLAFSLPAQDTTWFNKDRQITTTDSAYGYWVDSSTKKVTLRKEFDARTHQLNSSGRYSSLDKGEKEGRFTKYYSNGKIKRISRYHKNKLEGPYTEYYKNGRLKIHAYYEKDLLKGSYKRYYPNGNLAFTSIYKDSLKNGISEYYYQDGTLRSTGRYEQGRKEGWWGFYKNTQLVSKKNYRTRYYIYSCNLHLRMPENDWLAVQTSDSGNFTFIKHNKKSKNISKITVRTENAEDFTNSPYAYGLLKQKPFIQKNTQFEKVLKHTQITYPLNLKNGIYFKGTYTDNDIKYHLHMITYVSPEGLGVHICFTYPENDHQEMSKAAKRFLKELKLIKNLDKEEAEKDYLAPPTGLYDCWDGGEIARTHPIREEEL
- a CDS encoding T9SS type A sorting domain-containing protein, with translation MKRFIFSFIIILVPGIAFSQKVPKTDATETISLQCYGGTANRTALAYNPERKLYYSVNGGAIDYAVETFSETGDSLGWAETGFDYRGAWWNPGGSALEGNGRFFTGIWEQNLNTGTGVAVEGGLIIMQVNVNLGQLVGDLDYKNNFIIYYSDGHVVRFDRADHTIADSLEIIGLPDTEFVNSTSVVYTGIDGFEYGLYNYDTKDLYYINASTGVFSGRTHLPATAAAPVNFRISFANEQFWIFNGEDRQWVGYDVFEDFLPAATKEPFSEGIEDIRLATSQGSNTRTGLAFDPANRLYYSVNGGTDSRPIETFYENAEPAHTSPAGFDYRGVWWNPYSRALEGNGHDLNGIYRHSLNENGYAISDGMNIKPGTSDLGNLIGDYDYVNNLFVYYDNGSLSFFSAVDNEHMETVAVSGLEYSENTNPGSVVFTGVKGYEYGIYDFVDRELVFIDAETKNVSGRTPLPDNAPQVDLGRVAFTNNMFWLYSDSDEEWISYKIFCDVVYDENVLTICDGDSVFLQGQYQFVEGVYFDTLTAASGCDSIIKTELFINIPPSVDLEDVEVCSGEEVVLLAEGEAEFEWSHEVENGVPFVPEETGVYMLTITEESGCFSKDSVLVTVLERPVIDAGEDQEVCGGEEVILEATGVESYEWSGDVINGEAFIPESTTSYSVLGTDEYGCSDSSTVLVTVSERPQIDAGEDLEVCAGEEITLAATGGESYEWSGGVVNGEAFIPGSTTSYSVLGTDEHGCTDSSSVLVTVRERPQVDAGEDLEVCAGEEITLTAIGGESYEWSGGVVNGEAFIPESTTSYIVLGTDEHGCSDSSNVLVTVSERPQIDAGEDLEVCAGEEITLTAIGGESYEWSGGVVNGEAFIPGSTTSYSVLGTDEHGCTDSSSVLVTVHERPEIDAGEDLEICAGEEVTLTARGGESYEWSGGISNGRPFVPVSTTTYVVLGTDEHGCTDSSSVLVTVHERPEIYAGEDKAVCSGSEVVLTASGLDDFSWSGGIVDGEPFIPESTSIFVVTGTGVNGCSGADSVVVAVYELPNVFAGADVEVCAGEELTLAGSGAVTYDWEPAIEDGVAFVPAESRVYIVSGTDENGCKGSDSLQVKVNDNPEVSAGDDVVVCAGQGVVLSGTGANIYSWSHNVVNNRAFLPQETRIYTVVGVDENGCSGTDEVVVEVNPAPNVALFIPVEITTQCSDGSPIYMSGGSPSGGVFWGNGISGGVFNPSAADEGTHVISYTYTDENNCSASAEQEIKVEICTSVEKAEVVDFIVYPNPSSGQVHIRSDEQLSIKVFNSKGKLLKYSEAVQYLSLELPSGLYFIHGHYNEKEVVKKLVIN